A region of the Dyadobacter sp. CECT 9275 genome:
AGCTATAACAACCGGCTCAATTCCGATTCACATAATCTTATCAGGAATATCAATAACCAGCTCCGCAGAAATCGCAGAATTCTGGAAGAGTTATGCCCGGAGGAAAAGGCCCGTACCAGCAAGAGTTTTTTGATCACCAAAGGATTTGACTTTAACCTCCTCACCAGCGTGCGTCCCACGCAGAAGGGAAGTATTTATCATTTTGTTTACGACTACGGCTATCTCGAACTTGAAAACGACTTTTACCTGATCGTAAAAGATAACAGGCTGGAAAAACAGCTGTCCGGCTCCAAGGATTACGGCAAGGCTGATAGCTAATTGCCACAGGTAAAACAGATCAGTACATTGCCGTTTTTAAAATAAAAGTATTTTTGCATTTCAATACAAACAACCACGTGATGAAAAGAGTTAGTCTGAGCGATTCCGGTCCCAAAGTTTCGGAAGCAATATATGGTTTCTGGAGATGGACGGACGAAGGATCGGAAACCACCGCCAAAATTGAAAAAACGGTTAATCTGTGTCTGGAACTGGGTATTAATACTTTTGACCACGCAGATGTTTACGGAAATTTTGCAGTGGAAGAGCATTTCGGTAAGCTCATTCAACGTAAATCGTTCAATCGGCAGGATCTTGTATTGTTCAGTAAATGCGGGATAAGGAAATCGGAAAACGGGCATTTTAATTATTTTGACACTTCCAGGGACCACATTGTTAACAGCATTGACGGTTCGTTGAAGAGGCTGAAAACCGATTATCTGGATATTTTTCTGTTACAACAAAGTGATTTCCTGGCCGATCCCGAGGAAACCGCCGGTGCACTGGCGGAAATCGTGAAGTCGGGCAAGGCACGGCATATCGGGGTCACCAATTTTTCGGTTTTTCAGCACCAGTTACTGGCGTCCTACCTGAGGTTGCCGATCGTGACCAACCATATCGAACTGAATCTGATGAATACGTCAGCTATCGAAGACGGCCGGATCGACTTCATCAAGCAGAGCTATAGCAAACCACTGGCCTGGGCACCACTTGCAGGAGGGAAAATCCTGAATGGGACAGACGAAAAAATTGTGCTGCTGAGGGCCAAACTTGAAAGCATCGGTAAGAAATATAATGCTAACATTGAGCAAATGGCGGTTGCCTGGCTTATGAAACTAGGGACATTACCCATCATTGGTTCCATGGCGGAAAGCCGGATCCGCAATGCAGCGAGCGCATCAGACATTAAACTGGAACGTCAGGACTGGTATGAGATCTACCAGTTTGCCGTGAGATAACCGTTGTCAGGATTTATTCTTTCAGCTGCTTTGCATCCAGTTTCCGGATAATCTGTTTTTTGTCAAACAGTAGTCTCCAGAGCGCGAAGCCGGTTTTTTGAGATACCGCGCAGGCCTTGCAAATGACATTGTCTCCTGGTACGGGAGTGTTGTATACCAGCAGCGAATCGTTAAGCTGCTGGATATTATCTTTACTTGTCGGGTTGTTTTTGGCGCTGTAAAGGTATGCCTGCAAGAGCTCCTTTTCTTTGGGGAATAGTATTTTACTGGCAGTATCTGCCTCGGTGAGCAGGTGTATCGCCACGCCGTATTCTTTTCGCAGAGCGGCCAGCACGGGGATTGTTTCCGGGTTTTTGCAAACTTCACCTGCTTTGTCCGGAAAGGCCGTAATTTCCTTCTCAAGCGCTTTTTGGGCGATCTGGGATATTTTTTTACCCCATTCATCCACCGTGTAGATCAGCTGGGTATTGGTTACACGTTTGATCTGGCTTGCCTTTATTTCCTTTGAAAGCTCTTTGGTATTGTCGAGCCGTTTGGAATTACAGCTTAAAAAGACAGTAGAAAAAGTCAGTAGGAGGATAAGGTTTTTCATAACAAGATCGGTACAGCATTGGAAATGGATATGCAAAGCAACAAACGGAAATTGATTAATCAATTTTTTTCGGGCTTAAACATTGGCGGAAATGTCAGCAGGAAGCCCAAAGTGGAACAATCGTGCGCATTGACATAGCAACCGAATATTCCGTATCTTTGTGCCCCGAACAAGTTGGGTAATAGATACCAGTGCATCATGAAAGATAAGTTAGAAGCCATAAAAGAGCGGTTTGAAGAAGTTTCCCAGCAGATTATACAGCCAGAAATTGTTTCTGACTCCAGTAGATATTCCAAGATCAGCAAGGAGTACAAGGAGCTAGGCCGTATTGTGGAGCAGTATGAGAAATTACAGAAGTTACAGAAAGATATAGCAGGCACCAAGGAGCTCATTGCTACTGAAAAGGATGAGGAACTGCGTGAAATGGCAAAAGAAGAGCTGGATGATCTTAACCCGAAACTGGAAGAACTGGAACAGACGATCAAAGAACTGCTGATCCCCAAAGATCCTAATGATAGCCGGAATATAATCCTGGAGGTAAGAGGAGGAACTGGTGGCGATGAAGCCGCTATTTTTGCCGGTGACCTTTTCAGGATGTACCAGCGTTTTTTTGAAAAAATGGGCTGGCGGTCGTCTATCATGGATTTTACGGAAGGTACCAACGGCGGGTATAAGGAAATTATCTGTAAAGTGGAGGGAGAGGACGTATATGGTAAGATGAAATTTGAATCAGGCGTACACCGCGTTCAGCGTGTTCCGCAGACCGAATCTCAGGGGCGTATACATACCTCGGCCGCGTCGGTGGCGGTGTTGCCTGAAGCGGAAGAGGTGGATGTGCAGATCAACATGAATGATGTAAGGGTTGATACCTTCCAGTCGTCAGGTGCTGGCGGACAGTCTGTTAACACCACATACTCCGCCGTGAGGCTCACCCACATTCCTTCCGGGCTTGTTGTGAGCTGCCAGGATGAGCGGTCGCAGCTGAAAAACAAAGACCGGGCTTTGAGTGTGTTGCGGTCACGCCTTTATGAAATTGAACTGAAGAAACACAACGATGCCATCAGCTCGCAGCGTAAATCTATGGTAGGAAGCGGTGACCGTTCGGACAAGATCAGGACCTACAACTACCCTCAGAGCCGCATCACGGATCATCGTATTGGTTACACCGTTTACAATCTTCCTGCGGTGATGGAAGGAGACATCGGAGATTTTATAGAGCAACTGCGTATCGCCGAAAACGCGGAGCGTATGCAGGAGGGAGAGACTGTGTAAGTTTCAAAAATATTTATAAGACAAATCAAGTCTTGGCTAATTCATATTAGGCGTGGCGAAAGTCACGCTTTTTTATGATATACCGGGAGGTTTAATCCTTTTTAAATTCTCAATATCTTCCAAATCCTTTGGTCTACCAAGCGCCAGCTTGTGTTTGATCAGGTCGTTGTAGCCTATCACCGAAATTTCAACCCCGTTTCTGGTAAATACTTCCCTTCTCATGTAGGCCTCGATGAATTTTGCCGGAGTGTTTAGTTTTGGCAGAAGGTCGAACGTACAGTCCTGCAGATCATACTGGAAGAATTCGGGCTTTGGGGGATTTTCGGCCTTATGCTTTTTTACGTCAATTTGAAGATCTTCTAAGGCATCAAGCAAATGGAAGTAGTTATCGTAAGATGGGCTGTATCAGATATCTATATCGGGCTTATCTACATATTCGCCATTTCTTCCTATCGTTTGCCTGAAATACCCGTGATAACCCACAGCTAGTCCGCCGACTATCGGACATCGTGTTTTTTTAATGCGGTAGCGATATTAACCAGGGTCTCATAGATATTCATGCTGAGACACTACCTTAACGAATGGCTTTTGTTTGTAGCAAGGGATTTTCCTTTTACATCGTCACCCCTAAGAAAATAGACAAGGCCCTCGAATTTTTCCTGAAGATCCCTTAATACGTCAGCGCTAACCGTATTGGTTTTTGCGTTGGCTTTCAGCTGTTCGAGGCTTTCGTATTTGGTTAGCTTACTCATGAGAAATTACCTTTTTTCTATCAGAACAGAGAAAGTACAAATGTAGTGCAAAAAGTCAATGAGAAATTAAATGATGCCCTGGAAATAGTCTGGATATAGCCGAAAAATAAACTTGGAGTGTCCAGTTGTATGCACATGAGGGATTTTTATTTCAATAAAAAAATGACCTGATAAGAGTTTACTGGGCGCTATTTAGGCACTGTAATATAATGCCAGCGAAAAATACATTTATTTCATTAAAGCCATTGTTGACGTTTAAAGGGGTTTTTACAAAACCACCAAAAATTAAAAGACCGCCTCTCTCTTTTCCATACAGCTATCTCACAGCAAAAAGAGTTGGGTAAATTTTCGTTTTATAATCTTCGAAAGCTTCTTTTTTATGATAATTTTCTCCGAAGAAAGTAATCACTTCATGAAATTCTCTTGCCTTCATATAACCGGGTAAGGGCTGGATCATCTGAAATTGATCGTCCAGGAAAACTGTGGTAGGGTAGCTGGGCTGATTGTTCGTCAGAGACAAAGCAAGCTGGTGAACCCTGTTTTCGGGAAGGTATTCAAATTTTAGGTTCCCCAGAATGACGGGCTTGGTTTGCTCCGCATTGAACTTGACGGCGTAAAATTTTTCGTTTATATATTGGGCCACTTTCGGATTTTTAAAAGTTTCGCGGTCCATTACCTTGCACCAGCCACACCAGTCGGTATATACATCAATCAAAATTTTGCGCGGTTCCAGCTGCATTTTTGCATAAGCCTGCTCTATTGTCAGCCATTGGATAGCTGCATTTTTCGGAACATCTGCATCAGACCGGAAGCCTGTTAATGCCAGCATACAGGAAGCAAAAAGAAATGCCGGGAAAATTAGTTTCTTCATACCGAAATGAATTTCTTTCTGAACAAGTTTATATGGCGTATTAGTTTCGGAATCAATAACGGCATACCTTATCAATTTTAATACAGAAAAATGACAGCGAACCAGGTATCCGGAATTAAAGCGTAGGTTCTGCTTTTTCAGTTTTATTTTTAGCCGCGGATATCAGTATTCCGCCGACAATGATCAGCACCATACCGGTGAGCATGGACAGGGAGGGAATGGCTTCGCCCATTATAAATCCGAGGATTGAAGAAAAAAGGATGTTGGAATATCCCACAGCGGCTACTCTGCCCGCCTTGTCATACGTGAAAGACTGAGTAAGCATTCTTTGGCCGATCAGCGCGGCTAAACCCAGGGCCAGAAAACCAGCCCATTGGGACGTCTCAACCGGCCAGCGAAAAGTGCCCAACAGGAAATTAAGAGCGGGTATTGGAAAATAGGTACCTGCAACCATCGATAGTATGGGCATCAATATCCCGCTCAGCATGAATGACAGGATGATGGCGCGGGTATCGTAAACCTGGCCAAGCTGACGAATGGAAAGATAGGAAACGGCTGTGAGTAAGGCATTGCCCAGTCCGAGGGCATTGTCTTTAAGAGAAACCGAAAGGTCGGGCCGGAAAACAAAAAGAATTCCTACAAAACCAATAAAAATAGCGCTCCATTCCTTGGGTGTTAGTTTTTCTCCTATTAACAGCCATGAAAACAATGCAAGGAAAATAGGATAGGTATACTGGTAGGTAGAAGCTCTGCCCAGCCCTAATACCTGGATCGCATAAAAGAGCATGTATAACGATAATGTACCCACAATTCCCCTGAATACCAGCAATCCCAATTTTCCGCCACCTTTTTGTTCAAACGGACGTTTCCTGATACTTGCATATACGAACACCACACCGACTATATTTCTGAAAAAAACAAGCTGAACAGTATGGAAATCTTTTCCGAGCCATTTGGAAAGAGCTGAGGTAAGCGAGAAGAAAAAAGCGGCGCCAAGCATCAGAAATATTCCTTTTTGCGAGGCAGGTATTGCGAAACGATTTGTTACTGTGGAAATCAAAGCAAGGATTTTTATACAAAGATATTATTTTAAAATGATGCAGTTTTGCAAATGCCATGCAGAAACGATTCCAAATTAATTACCTTTGTGCCGTTTTGGTGCCTGAGGCTGTGATGTACAGTCCAATGGCTTAATAGGGAATCCCGTAGATCCGGGAGCTGTCCCCGCAACTGTAAGTCTTAAAAGGTTGATTTTAAACTTCAGGCCACTGTCCGGCATGGATGGGAAGGCGCAAAATCAATACGACGAGCCAGGAGACCTGCCAATCATTTTGTTGCACTGCTTTCGGTGGAAAGGCATTGATTAACAGTTGTGTTATGGTTCAGTCGGTGTTTTATTGCGGGTTTGGTCGGGTTCGGCGTACTTTTCTTTGTACGTTGGTTTTCCTGTTTCCGGCCTTTGGATTAATGGCACAAAAAGATACTGTTTTTCTGGATCCTGTGACAGTGAAAGGTTTTACTCCCCACAAATATATGGCGGGGCTGAGGGTGCAGAAAATCGATTCATCCATTATTCAGCGGTTCAGGTTTCAGAATATTACAGAATTGCTTTTACAAAATAGCTCCCTCGCTTTCAGGAACTACGGGCCCGGACAGTTGAGTACCGTTGCCTTCAGAGGAACATCTTCGAATCACACCGCGGTACTCTGGAATGGCGTCAACATTAATTCCGCCAGCCTGGGGCAGACAGATTTTTCGACCATACCGGTGGCCGGTTTTGAACAGCTATCCGTTCTGTATGGTTCGGCGGCGAGCCTGGTTGGCTCAGATGCCGTGGGAGGGAGCATCCTGCTTGAAAGTGGCCCTGCTCCTTTATCCTATGGTTTTTCGGTTGGGCGCCGGCACGAGAGTTTCCGGAACAATCAGACCCAGTTATCAGGCCATTATTTTTCACATTTGAAAAGGGGATGGACTTTTGCGGGGAAAACAGCTGCATACAATTATCGTATGATGAATCGTTTTCCTTATTCAGAAAGGCAAAGTATACCGGTTTTACATTCCGAAACTTTTCAAAAAGGTATTGTACAGGACCTGATTTTTAAATCAGAAAAGGATCATGAGTTATCGGCACATATCTGGCTTACCGACAACAAGCTTACCCTGACGCCCGGAGATACCGCCGGTCGTGAGCTGACACGGACAACAGCTTACCGAGCCATGATCAGATACCACACCGGAGATTTTTCGTTCCGTACCTCCTGGGTGCGGGATGTTATTGATTATGGAAAAGGGAATTATGCGTTGCTTGATCACGCGGTTACCGACAGGCTTGCTGGCAGGGGAGAGTATGAATTCAGACGGAATATTGGTGATTCCGGTAATTATGTGAACGTACGTGCCGGAGGTGAATTCACCCATTACCTTGCGCGGATCGCCGGATACGAAAGGCCGTCCGTTTCTGAGAACCGCGGTGACGTATTTTTGCTGACCCGTTTGCAGGCGTCTTCCAGGTTGGCGGTGGCAGTAAACCTTCGGCAGGCTTTCATCACTAAATACAGTCCGCCGATTACTCCGTCCTTCGGAGGAGATTTTTTATTAATAAAACTGGCAGATTATACCCTGAAAGCGAGGGGTACCGTTTCCAGAAGTTACCGTGTACCTACCTTAAATGAACGGTACTGGAAAGCGCTGGGGAATCCCGACATCCGTCCAGAAACCGGCTGGAACAAGGAAGTAGGACTTGACGACAGGTATCTCATCAATGACCGCAATATTTTGACTACCTCCCTGACTGTTTACCATAACCGCGTCAGCAACTGGACTTACTGGAATCCGGCAAAAAATTACCGTGTTGAGAATCTGCAGCAGGTTCTGGCACGGGGTATTGAAGCACAGGCCAGCTGGACTTTGCAGGCGGTGGCATGGAGAACAAGCTTGCAGATGGGTTACGCATACACCAAAAGTACCCAGGAAAAGGCATATGATGCTTATTCTGCTGACGTCATTGGAAAGCAGCTGGTATTTGTGCCGATGCATAACGGAAATTTAAGCGCGTCCGTACAGTACAAAAAGACGAAAATTACCGGTCAGTTGCAGGCTATCAGCAGGCGGTACACTACTTTTGATCATTTGAGGTCACTGGATGGTTATGGCTTGGTGAATCTTTCAGCAGAAACTACTTTTACAACCAGGCAAATACATTTTATGGTACAAGGGCAGGTTAATAATCTTCTGGATACGTTTTATCTTAATGTCCGTAACAATGCCATGCCCGGAAGAAGTTTTGCCCTGAGCCTCGTGGTGTCATTTAAAGGAAATGCAGTCAAAAAAATATGATTAATGCGCCGGAGATCGTGCTGGCTTTACAATTTTACCAATCTTTTAAGAACAATGAAAAAACAATTATTCAGGATTTTAACAGCAACAGCGGTATCTCTTACAGTGTGGTCATGTAACCAAAGTGATCCAGCGCCCAAGGGGGACTATGCTCAGGGGGTGTTTGTGATAAATGAAGGTAATTTTACCCAAAACAACGGCAGTATTTCTTATTTCTCAAGAGAAGGGGGGCCGGCAGATGACGATATTTTTAAGGCAGTTAACGGTTTGGAATTAAAAGGAGGTGTTCAGGGTTATGCCGTGGCAGGCAATAATGGGCTCATTCTGGTTGACAACTCGGCGGCAGGTTTGGACAAAGTGGAAATTGTGGAGGCTAATACGTTTAAAAAAGTGGCTACAATAGGAACACCGGATATAGAAAATCCCCGCAGAGTAATAGCAATCAGCAGTGCCAA
Encoded here:
- a CDS encoding aldo/keto reductase; its protein translation is MKRVSLSDSGPKVSEAIYGFWRWTDEGSETTAKIEKTVNLCLELGINTFDHADVYGNFAVEEHFGKLIQRKSFNRQDLVLFSKCGIRKSENGHFNYFDTSRDHIVNSIDGSLKRLKTDYLDIFLLQQSDFLADPEETAGALAEIVKSGKARHIGVTNFSVFQHQLLASYLRLPIVTNHIELNLMNTSAIEDGRIDFIKQSYSKPLAWAPLAGGKILNGTDEKIVLLRAKLESIGKKYNANIEQMAVAWLMKLGTLPIIGSMAESRIRNAASASDIKLERQDWYEIYQFAVR
- the prfA gene encoding peptide chain release factor 1 translates to MKDKLEAIKERFEEVSQQIIQPEIVSDSSRYSKISKEYKELGRIVEQYEKLQKLQKDIAGTKELIATEKDEELREMAKEELDDLNPKLEELEQTIKELLIPKDPNDSRNIILEVRGGTGGDEAAIFAGDLFRMYQRFFEKMGWRSSIMDFTEGTNGGYKEIICKVEGEDVYGKMKFESGVHRVQRVPQTESQGRIHTSAASVAVLPEAEEVDVQINMNDVRVDTFQSSGAGGQSVNTTYSAVRLTHIPSGLVVSCQDERSQLKNKDRALSVLRSRLYEIELKKHNDAISSQRKSMVGSGDRSDKIRTYNYPQSRITDHRIGYTVYNLPAVMEGDIGDFIEQLRIAENAERMQEGETV
- a CDS encoding thioredoxin family protein; its protein translation is MKKLIFPAFLFASCMLALTGFRSDADVPKNAAIQWLTIEQAYAKMQLEPRKILIDVYTDWCGWCKVMDRETFKNPKVAQYINEKFYAVKFNAEQTKPVILGNLKFEYLPENRVHQLALSLTNNQPSYPTTVFLDDQFQMIQPLPGYMKAREFHEVITFFGENYHKKEAFEDYKTKIYPTLFAVR
- a CDS encoding DMT family transporter — encoded protein: MISTVTNRFAIPASQKGIFLMLGAAFFFSLTSALSKWLGKDFHTVQLVFFRNIVGVVFVYASIRKRPFEQKGGGKLGLLVFRGIVGTLSLYMLFYAIQVLGLGRASTYQYTYPIFLALFSWLLIGEKLTPKEWSAIFIGFVGILFVFRPDLSVSLKDNALGLGNALLTAVSYLSIRQLGQVYDTRAIILSFMLSGILMPILSMVAGTYFPIPALNFLLGTFRWPVETSQWAGFLALGLAALIGQRMLTQSFTYDKAGRVAAVGYSNILFSSILGFIMGEAIPSLSMLTGMVLIIVGGILISAAKNKTEKAEPTL
- a CDS encoding TonB-dependent receptor plug domain-containing protein; translation: MAQKDTVFLDPVTVKGFTPHKYMAGLRVQKIDSSIIQRFRFQNITELLLQNSSLAFRNYGPGQLSTVAFRGTSSNHTAVLWNGVNINSASLGQTDFSTIPVAGFEQLSVLYGSAASLVGSDAVGGSILLESGPAPLSYGFSVGRRHESFRNNQTQLSGHYFSHLKRGWTFAGKTAAYNYRMMNRFPYSERQSIPVLHSETFQKGIVQDLIFKSEKDHELSAHIWLTDNKLTLTPGDTAGRELTRTTAYRAMIRYHTGDFSFRTSWVRDVIDYGKGNYALLDHAVTDRLAGRGEYEFRRNIGDSGNYVNVRAGGEFTHYLARIAGYERPSVSENRGDVFLLTRLQASSRLAVAVNLRQAFITKYSPPITPSFGGDFLLIKLADYTLKARGTVSRSYRVPTLNERYWKALGNPDIRPETGWNKEVGLDDRYLINDRNILTTSLTVYHNRVSNWTYWNPAKNYRVENLQQVLARGIEAQASWTLQAVAWRTSLQMGYAYTKSTQEKAYDAYSADVIGKQLVFVPMHNGNLSASVQYKKTKITGQLQAISRRYTTFDHLRSLDGYGLVNLSAETTFTTRQIHFMVQGQVNNLLDTFYLNVRNNAMPGRSFALSLVVSFKGNAVKKI